The Dasypus novemcinctus isolate mDasNov1 chromosome 12, mDasNov1.1.hap2, whole genome shotgun sequence genome includes a window with the following:
- the RACGAP1 gene encoding rac GTPase-activating protein 1 — translation METTMLNLRYLFEQLVRRVEILSEGNELQFIQLAKDFEEFRKKWQRTDQELGKYKDLLMKAETERSALDVKLKHARNQVDVEIKRRQRAEADCEKLERQIQLIREMLMCDTSGSIQLSEEQKSALAFLNRGQPSSGNAGNKRLSTIDESGSILSDISFDKTDESLDWDSSLVKTFKLKKREKRRSNSRQFIDGPPGPIKKTRSIGSTVDQGNESIVAKTTVTVPNDGGPIEAVSTIETVPYWTRSRRKTGTLQPWNSDSTLSSRRLEPKTETDSSDTPQSNGGMRLHDFVSKTVIKPESCVPCGKRIKFGKLSLKCRDCRVVSHPECRDRCPLPCIPTLIGTPVKIGEGMLADFVSQTSPMIPSIVVHCVNEIEQRGLSETGLYRISGCDRTVKELKEKFLRVKTVPLLSKVDDIHAICSLLKDFLRNLKEPLLTFRLNKTFMAAAEITDEDNSIAAMYQAVGELPQANRDTLAFLMIHLQRVAQSPNTKMDVANLAKVFGPTIVAHAVPNPDPVVMLQDIKRQPKVVERLLSLPLDYWSQFMMVEQENIDPMHVIENTNAFSTPQTPDVKVSLLGPVTTPEHQLLKTPSSSSLTQRVRSTLTKNTPRFGSKSKSATNLGRQGNFFASPMLK, via the exons ATGGAGACCACGATGCTGAATTTGCGATATCTGTTTGAGCAGCTTGTGCGCCGGGTGGAGATTCTCAGTGAAGGCAATGAACTCC aATTCATCCAGTTGGCAAAGGACTTTGAGGAATTCCGtaaaaagtggcagagaacaGACCAAGAGCTGGGGAAATACAAGGATCTTTTGATGAAGGCAGAGACTGAGCGTAGTGCTCTGGACGTTAAGCTGAAGCATGCACGCAATCAGGTGGATGTAGAGATCAAACGGAGACAGCGAGCTGAGGCTGACTGTGAAAAGCTG GAACGACAGATTCAGCTGATTCGAGAGATGCTCATGTGTGACACATCTGGCAGCATTCAACTCAGTGAAGAACAAAAATCAGCTTTGGCTTTTCTCAACAGGGGCCAACCATCTAGCGGCAATGCTGGGAACAAAAG ACTGTCAACCATTGATGAATCTGGTTCCATTTTATCAGATATCAGCTTTGACAAGACTGATGAATCACTG GATTGGGATTCTTCATTGGTGAAGACTTTCaaattgaagaagagagaaaagagg CGCTCTAATAGCCGACAGTTTATTGACGGCCCTCCTGGACCTATAAAGAAAACTCGTTCCATTGGCTCTACAGTAGACCAG GGGAATGAATCCATAGTTGCAAAAACTACAGTGACTGTTCCCAATGATGGTGGGCCCATCGAAGCTGTATCCACTATCGAAACTGTGCCATATTGGACGAGGAGCCGAAGGAAAACAG GTACTCTACAGCCTTGGAACAGTGACTCCACCCTGAGCAGCAGGCGGCTGGAGCCCAAAACTGAGACAGACAGTTCCGACACTCCACAGAGTAATGGAGGGATGCGCTTGCATGACTTTGTCTCTAAGACG GTTATTAAACCAGAATCATGTGTTCCGTGTGGAAAGCGGATCAAATTTGGCAAGCTGTCCCTGAAGTGTCGAGACTGTCGTGTAGTCTCTCATCCGGAATGTCGGGACCGCTGTCCCCTTCCGTGCATTCCTACCCTGATAGGAACACCTGTCAAGATTGGAGAG GGAATGCTGGCAGATTTTGTGTCCCAGACTTCACCAATGATCCCCTCTATTGTTGTCCACTGCGTAAATGAGATTGAACAGAGAGGGCTTTCAGAG ACAGGCCTGTATAGGATCTCAGGCTGTGACCGGACAGTAAAAGAGCTGAAAGAGAAATTCCTTCGAGTGAAAACTGTACCCCTCCTCAGCAAGGTGGATGACATCCATGCTATCTGTAGCCTTCTGAAAGACTTCCTTCGAAACCTCAAAGAACCCCTTCTGACCTTTCGGCTAAATAAGACCTTTATGGCAGCAGCAG AAATCACGGATGAAGACAACAGCATAGCCGCCATGTACCAGGCTGTGGGCGAACTGCCCCAAGCCAACAGGGACACATTAGCTTTCCTCATGATTCACTTGCAGAG AGTGGCTCAGAGCCCAAACACGAAAATGGATGTTGCCAATCTGGCTAAAGTCTTTGGTCCTACAATAGTTGCCCATGCTGTGCCCAATCCAGACCCGGTGGTAATGTTACAAGACATCAAGCGTCAACCCAAG GTGGTGGAGCGCCTGCTTTCACTGCCTCTGGACTATTGGAGTCAGTTCATGATGGTGGAGCAAGAGAACATTGACCCTATGCATGTCATTGAAAACACCAATGCCTTTTCAACACCACAGACACCAGATGTCAAAG